A window from Zingiber officinale cultivar Zhangliang chromosome 7A, Zo_v1.1, whole genome shotgun sequence encodes these proteins:
- the LOC122003017 gene encoding aminomethyltransferase, mitochondrial-like, with protein sequence MRGGGLWQLGQCLSRRIAQSKPGSALKPRTFAAAPAAEPAELKKTALYDFHVENGGKMVPFAGWSMPLQYKDSIMDSTLNCRAAGSLFDVSHMCGLSLRGRDAIPFLETLVVADIAGMRPGTGSLTVFTNERGGAIDDSVVTKVQDDHVYLVVNAGCRDKDLAHIGAHMEAFKKKGGVVDWHIHDERSLLALQGPLAAPVLQLLTKVDLSKIYFGDFHTLDIHGSHCFLTRTGYTGEDGFEISVPSENAVDLAKAILEKSEGKVRPTGLGARDSLRLEAGLCLYGNDMEQHTTPVEAGLSWAIGKRRRKEGGFLGADVILKQLEEGPPVRRVGFFSTGPPPRSHSEIFSSSGEKIGEVTSGGFSPCLKKNIAMGYVKSGVHKPGTEVKIIIRGKSNDGVITKMPFVPTKYYKPS encoded by the exons ATGAGAGGAGGTGGCCTGTGGCAGCTCGGGCAATGCCTCTCCCGGCGCATCGCCCAATCGAAGCCCGGATCCGCCCTCAAACCCCGCACTTTCGCCGCCGCCCCGGCCGCCGAGCCGGCGGAGCTCAAGAAGACGGCGCTGTACGATTTTCACGTCGAGAACGGCGGAAAGATGGTGCCTTTCGCGGGGTGGAGCATGCCTCTCCAGTACAAGGACTCCATCATGGATTCCACCCTCAACTGCCGCGCCGCCGGGAGCTTGTTCGACGTCTCCCACATGTGCGGCCTCAGCCTCCGTGGCCGCGACGCCATACCCTTCCTCGAGACGCTCGTCGTGGCTGACATCGCCGGGATGCGCCCCGGCACCGGATCGCTCACCGTCTTCACCAACGAGCGCGGCGGCGCCATCGATGACTCCGTGGTGACGAAGGTGCAGGACGACCACGTCTACCTGGTGGTGAACGCAGGCTGTAGGGACAAGGACCTGGCGCACATCGGTGCGCATATGGAAGCTTTCAAGAAGAAGGGAGGGGTTGTCGATTGGCACATTCACGACGAAAGGTCGCTACTTGCCCTCCAG GGCCCTCTCGCTGCACCAGTTCTTCAGTTGTTGACAAAGGTGGATCTGAGCAAAATCTATTTCGGTGACTTCCACACGTTGGACATCCACGGATCCCATTGTTTTCTCACAAGAACCGG TTACACAGGCGAGGACGGTTTCGAGATATCTGTTCCATCGGAGAATGCCGTAGATCTTGCCAAAGCCATCCTGGAGAAATCTGAAGGGAAAGTAAGGCCGACAGGATTAGGTGCCCGCGACAGTCTTCGCCTTGAAGCTGGCCTTTGTCTATACGGTAATGACATGGAGCAACACACCACGCCGGTTGAGGCTGGCCTCTCGTGGGCAATAGGCAAACGAAGGAGAAAAGAAGGTGGCTTCTTGGGTGCGGACGTGATCCTAAAGCAACTCGAGGAAGGACCACCAGTCAGGCGTGTCGGTTTCTTCTCGACAGGCCCACCCCCACGAAGCCACAGCGAGATCTTCAGCAGCAGCGGTGAAAAGATCGGAGAGGTGACGAGTGGCGGCTTCAGTCCCTGCCTGAAAAAGAACATCGCCATGGGGTATGTCAAGTCAGGTGTCCACAAGCCCGGAACTGAAGTCAAAATCATCATTCGCGGGAAGTCGAATGATGGTGTCATCACGAAGATGCCGTTCGTGCCAACAAAATACTACAAACCATCTTAG